In Silene latifolia isolate original U9 population chromosome X, ASM4854445v1, whole genome shotgun sequence, the following proteins share a genomic window:
- the LOC141619099 gene encoding uncharacterized protein LOC141619099: MQPKDEVTKMGIHMICKGDTIGDLTVEPEFYNNLRRTQLLDPKIQEWRETIGNSNMSRFSLHEDESVQYDGRWCVPDDAEMRKAILTEAHSTPYSMYSGGEKLYKDLKKTFCWPGMKKDVMEFVARCLTCQRIKGEQ, from the coding sequence ATGCAGCCGAAGGATGAAGTGACTAAGATGGGTATACATATGATTTGCAAAGGGGACACCATCGGCGATTTGACAGTGGAACCAGAGTTTTATAATAACTTGAGGCGGACACAATTGCTTGATCCTAAAATTCAAGAATGGAGAGAAACGATAGGCAACAGCAATATGTCGCGATTTTCGCTTCATGAGGATGAGAGTGTTCAGTATGATGGTAGATGGTGCGTTCCTGATGATGCGGAGATGAGGAAGGCGATCCTGACTGAGGCTCATTCCACTCCTTATTCAATGTATTCGGGTGGTGAGAAATTGTACAAAGACTTGAAAAAGACTTTTTGTTGGCCCGGGATGAAGAAAGATGTTATGGAGTTTGTGGCCAGATGTTTGACTTGTCAGAGgatcaagggtgagcaatga
- the LOC141619101 gene encoding uncharacterized protein LOC141619101, which yields MKDTWSKLQLSNGYRKHVVRLHGVPKDIVSDRDARFISRFWQELQELMGTTLKMSTAFHPAAHGQTERTRKTLEDMSPICWDDSAEAMILGPEMVHEKLEQGVMRFGKKGKLSQKYIGSYEILDRVGEVAYRLALPIALDRVHNIFHASQLQKYVNDPSQVLEVEHIKLDKALTYVETPKEILDRKVRKIRKGGTVLLKVLWSNHKVEEATWEAEKAMRERYPHLCD from the exons atgaaagatacatggagcaAGCTGCAACTGTCTAATGGTTATCGAAAGCATGTGGTAAGGTTGCATGGGGTACCGAAAGACATAGTGTCAGATAGGGATGCAAGGTTCATATCAAGGTTTTGGCAAGaattgcaggagttgatgggtactactttgaagatgagtacagcattccaTCCTGCGGCGCACGGACAAACTGAGCGAACTAGAAAgaccttggaggacat GAGCCCcatttgttgggatgacagtgcAGAGGCCATGATTCTAGGACCAGAAATGGTACATGAGAAGCTTGAGCAA GGTGTCATGCGTTTcggcaagaaagggaagttgagtcagaagtacaTTGGATCGTATGAGATTCTAGATCGTGTGGGCGAGGTAGCCTATCGATTGGCCTTGCCAATAGCGCTTGATCGGGTGCATAATATTTTTCATGCATCTCAACTTCAGAAGTATGTGAATGATCCCTCTCAGGTACTTGAGGTTGAACATATTAAATTGGATAAAGCACTTACTTATGTCGAAACACCGAAAGAGATCTTGGATCGAAAAGTGCGCAAGATAAGGAAGGGCGGAACTGTGTTACTTAAGGTGTTGTGGTCTAATCATAAGGTTGAAGAGGCTACATGGGAAGCGGAGaaggctatgagagagcgttatCCTCATCTTTGTGATTAG